The Alosa sapidissima isolate fAloSap1 chromosome 6, fAloSap1.pri, whole genome shotgun sequence genome window below encodes:
- the selenoi gene encoding ethanolaminephosphotransferase 1, with translation MAFYEYVTKEQLAGFDKYKYSAVDTNPLSVYVMHPFWNSVVKIMPRWLAPNLITFTGFMFLVLNFLILSYYDFDFYASAQLHVHVPSWVWVTAGLFNFLAYTLDGVDGKQARRTNSSTPLGELFDHGLDSWACVFFVATVYSVFGRGDTGVSVVTLNYLLWVVLFSFILSHWEKYNTGVLFLPWGYDVSQVTISIVYIITAVVGVETWYVPFLWNIQYRDLFTVMIAGCAITVTLPMSLLNVLRAYRSNTLKHSSLYEALLPFLSPLLLFILSTLWVALSPNDILQQQPRIFFLMVGTAFANVTCKLIVCQMSNTRCQPLSWLLVPMGGLVLLVVSGVVTHSEPLLLYLWTVTVILAHVHYGVCVVHQLSDHFDIYAFSLKKPNSDUQEEEKIGLTAAEV, from the exons ATGGCTTTTTACGAATATGTCACTAAAGAGCAACTCGCAGGTTTCGATAAGTACAAG TACAGTGCCGTGGACACCAACCCACTGTCCGTTTACGTCATGCACCCCTTCTGGAACTCTGTTGTCAAG atcATGCCAAGATGGTTGGCCCCAAACCTCATCACGTTTACAGGGTTCATGTTCCTGGTGTTGAACTTCCTCATTCTGTCCTATTACGACTTTGACTTCTACGCATCAG CACAGCTGCATGTCCATGTGCCCAGTTGGGTCTGGGTGACTGCAGGCCTCTTCAACTTTCTGGCCTACACGTTGG acggCGTGGATGGCAAACAGGCTCGGCGCACCAACTCCTCCACGCCTCTGGGGGAGCTGTTTGACCACGGGCTGGACAGCTGGGCGTGCGTGTTCTTCGTGGCCACGGTGTACTCCGTGTTTGGGCGCGGCGACACGGGCGTGAGCGTGGTGACACTGAACTACCTGCTGTGGGTGGTGCTCTTCTCCTTCATCCTGTCGCACTGGGAGAAGTACAACACCGGGGTGCTCTTCCTGCCCTGGGGATACGACGTCTCGCAAGTG accATCTCTATCGTGTACATAATCACAGCAGTAGTTGGCGTGGAGACATGGTACGTGCCCTTCCTCTGGAACATCCAGTACAGAGACCTCTTCACAGTCATGATTGCAG GTTGCGCCATCACAGTGACCCTTCCCATGAGCCTCCTCAACGTTTTGAG GGCTTACCGCAGTAACACGCTGAAGCACAGTTCGCTGTACGAGGCTCTGCTGCCCTTCCTGTCTCCGCTGCTGCTCTTTATCCTGTCCACCCTCTGGGTGGCGCTGTCCCCCAACGACATCCTCCAACAGCAGCCACGCATCTTCTTCCTCATGGTGGGCACAGCCTTCGCCAATGTCACG tgtAAGCTGATAGTATGCCAGATGAGTAATACCCGCTGTCAGCCGCTCAGCTGGTTGCTGGTACCCATGGGAGgcctggtgctgctggtggtgtcCGGCGTGGTCACCCACAGCGAGCCCCTGCTGCTCTACCTGTGGACCGTCACAGTCATCCTCGCACACGTGCACtacggggtgtgtgtg gttCACCAACTGAGTGACCACTTCGACATCTATGCATTCTCGCTAAAGAAGCCTAACTCGGActgacaggaggaggagaaaatcGGCCTAACGGCTGCGGAGGTCTAA